The genomic segment TTGTATGGTCCCATGGCCATCACAACTTCAAATTCGGCGGCGAGGCTCATTATCAGCAGTTCAACCACATCGTCGGGCAGACCCAGTTCCTGAACTTCAGCGGGAATGAGACAGCGGGCGCACAGGGCGTTGGCGGCGGTCTCGGATTTGCCAGCCTGATGCTGGGTTTAGCGGACAACGGCGGCGCCAACAACGTCTCCGTGAAGGCCCCGAAATGGGTATCGAACTACTATGCCTTCTTCGCCCAGGACGACTTCAAAGTCACACCCAACCTGACTCTGAATCTCGGCATGCGTTGGGATGTGGAAGTGCCACGCAAAGAGGCATATTCCCACACGTCGAATTTCAGCCCGACCGCGATCGATCCGGAGTACAACATCCCGGGAGCGCTTGTATTCGCCGATAAGTGCCACAGCTGCAATCCTCGCTGGGCTGACACGTGGTACAAGGACTTCGGTCCACGCGTAGGCTTTGCCTGGACGCCTGCATTCCTGAATCAGAAGATCGTGGTACGCGGCGGCAGCGGCATTCTCTATGGGCCGCTCGTGTATAACGACTTCGGCGGCGGTATGACGACCGGTTACACGGTAAATCCTGCGTTTCCGAGTCACAACGGCTTTGATCCGTCGTTCCAGATCGATGCCGGTATACCTGCTTATGCACCGCCTCCCAACGAGGATCCCGGCATTTATAACGGGAGCTACTTGCCCGGTTCCTATATCACCAAGAATGCTGGCCGTCCTGCGACCGTCTACAACTGGAACCTTCAGGTCCAGCAGCAACTCGCGCAGGATTTGATTGCGACGCTGGGGTACATTGGCAACCGCGCTACGAATCTGGCGTCGAACCTGCTCAACCCCAACAACATGCCCCAGAAGTATTTCTCGATGGGCGACGCGCTCTATCAGCCGTTCGTCGGTAATTCGCAGGGTGTTCAAGCGCCGTTCCCCGAATTTGTGCAGAATTGGGGCGGAAATCCGCAACTTCAGGCGGCGCTGCGGCCGTTCCCGCAGTACGACTTTATCGACCAGGGCTGCTGTCTGGAGAACGTCGGCCAGTCGAGCTTCAACGCCATGATTGCGACGGTACAGCGGCACTTCCACCAGGGGCTGAACATGCAGGTGTCTTATACCTGGGGCAAGACGTTCAGCAACTCGGATGGTGCGGTGCCCGGAGTGCATATCGGCAACAACTGGGTCCAGGACATGAACACCGACAACCTGAAGCAGGAGAAGGCTGTTTCAGTCTTCGACCTGCGGCACCAACTGGTGCTCAGCGGTCTGTACGAGCTTCCTTTTGGCAAGGGGAAAATGTGGATGAACCACGGCATCGCTGCCACGCTTCTGGGAGGCTGGGAAGTGGGTACGGTGCAGCGCATCCAATCGGGCCAGCCGATATCGTTCGGCTGCGCGTGGGGCATTCCAGGATTCCAAAACTGTATCCGCTTCAGCAGGGTGGCCAACGCCCCGCTCAAGAGCCCGGCGTATGCCAAGGGAGCCAAGCATCTGCAGCCGATCTGGCTACCGTTGACTCCTAGCGATCATGCAGACCCGAATGCCCAGTCAATGTTCAATGCAGAATTCAGCAACGTTAAACAGAACGGGTCGGACATTGCAGGAAGTACGATCGCATTCTACGACCTGAACAACAACTACAACCGTGACTGCCAGGGATCGGATCCCAAAGCGGACAAATACATCTCCTATTGCAACGGCGGGCTCGATCAGCCGTATCAGCTGCCCACTACTATGCCGCGTGTGACAGACGAGATTCGCGATCCACCGTACTTCAACAACGATCTGAGCGTTCTCAAGAAGTTTGCTTTCTATGAGAACTACACGCTCAGCATCAAGGCGGAGTTCCTGAATACGTTCAATCAGCACACCTTCGGGACTCCCGATCTGCAGCCGTACGACCTGGGCTTCGGTGTTCCGACTTACACGATCAATGGGCCCAGGAACATGCAATTGACGGCACGGTTCGTCTTCTAGAGAACTGTCTTCTGGACCCAACTTATCCCGGGGATATAGGCTTTCCTGTATCCCCGGCGCTTTCGTAACTCTCCGCCGCAAGGGGCGTTCTGTTGGTCCCTTACCGCTGCGGCATACCACCGCGCATTCCTTGTTCGAGATGGAAGCATCGGTTGTGAGGATCTTCGAATGAGAATAGGGAATGTGTGCCTTCTCAGCGCGTTTCTTCTGGCTTGCGGAGCCGCATGCGCGCAGTCAACGCCGCGAACATCCACAGACGACGCATTGCAGCGCGGCACTGAGTCCCTGCACGCGGGGCGTTTCGCCGACGCGGAGCAATGGCTTCAGCAAGCCGTGGCTTCGACCCCCGGCAATCCCGTAGCGCAAGTCGAACTGGGCGCCGCTGAATTGCGCTTGGGCAAGGCCAACGAGGCAGTGGAGCACCTCCGCAAGGCAATCGCTATCGAGCCAAACATTACAGGCGCGAACCTCTTTTTGGGTATTGCCCATGCGCAGATGCACCAGGTGGACGAGGCTGTTGCTGCGCTACGCAGGGAGACCGAGCTCAGTCCGAAAGACCCGCAGCCCTGGATGTGGCAGGGAATCGTCGAACTGCAGGACGGTCATCCGGAAAAGGCCACCGAGCCGCTAGATCGCGCCGCGGAACTGGCGCCCAACGATCTCGACATTCTGGAATATCGGGGCAAGGCGCACACTGAAGTGGCCTTCGCCAGTTACGCGCGCATGGCAGTCATCGATCCCAGCTCGTGGCACGTGCATCGCGTGCAGGGACAAATGTACTCGCAGCAGAGCCAGCACAAGGAGGCGATCGCGGAGTTCGTCGAGGCTATCAAGCTGATGCCCAACAATTCGGATCTTTATGAAGAGCTGGGCGCGGAGTATCGCAAATCGAGCCAGTTGGAACTGGCGCAGCAGGCGTATGCGAAGGAACTCGAGCTAAGCCCCAACAATCCAATCGCCATGTACAACATGGCGAAGATCGACATCGAGACCAACCGCACCGCCGAAGGCCTTGAGCTACTGCACAAGGTGGTGGCGAACTACTCAAACGTTCCCGCCACGTTTTTCTACCTTGGGCTTGGCGAGTTTGACGCTGGACACACGCAGGAAGCGCTGGCTGCGCTGGAGAAGGCGAAGGCCATGAATCCAGAGCCGGAGCTTCGCCCACGCGTTGAGTATGAGTTGTCGCGAGTGTATCGCAAGCTGGGCCGCATCGAGGATTCCAACAAGGCAGTTCACGAGTACACGCGGCTGAAAGCGCAGAACGCAAAGCTGAACCCGCAGGTGCTGTCGGCAATCTCTTCGGGCTTTGGATCGGCGGACGTGCCGGCAAGCGCGCCCGAGAAAAAAGACTGAGCGCTGTTCTCATCCGCCGCAGAGTGGAGCGCAGTGCGAAACAAGGAATATGGGTCTGGGAAGCAAGACGATGTTCGGGCGCAGTAGCTCCGTTATTTTGCACGCTCTGCTGGCAATGGCTGGACTCGCGGGTTGTTCCGGGGGAGGGGGTAGCGCGCCCATCTCTCCCCCGGGCCCTTCCGCCACCACTACCGCGCTCACTCTTTCTGCCAACGCTTTGAACGTGGGCGCATCGGTGACGCTCACCGCGCAGGTGATGTCTGGTGGTACAGCGGTCGGTTCCGGTTCTGTGAGTTTTGCCGACGGCACGACGCAACTTGGCAAAGCTACCCTGGGCGCGGACGGGAAAGGCGCGTGGTCGGGTACATTCCGCGCGGGAACGCACATGCTGACGGCAAGCTTCGGAGGCACGCCGGTGTATGCTCCCTCCGCTTCCACCGCTGCGTCATTGAGTGTGACGCAACCGACCGCACCAAGCAGCATCGCGCTGGTCCTCTCGTCTGCGCATCTAGGGCAGGGATTGCCGCTGGAAATCATCGCCACAGTCACCGGCGGCGGAAGCACAACACCGGCGCCCACTGGAACCGTGACCTACACATCAGGCTCCATCTCTCTGGGGACGGCTACCCTCGATCCGACAGGCGTGGCTAACTTCACGTCCACCCTGCTGCCCCCCGGCCAAAATCAGATCACTGCGACATACAGCGGCGACAGTGTTTATGCTTCGTCTGCTTCGGCAGCAGCAGTGGTGAACATCGAGCCGCCTGCCTCAACCGCATACAAGAATCCGCTCACGCTCAACGTGACCGGCTCGCTTACAGCCGTGAGCTGTGCAGATCCCGCCATCCTGAAGGTGCAGAATGCGGGCGCAGACACGTGGCATCTGTACTGCACGAGTGATGCGCTCTACGCGGGCGATCCGAAGACGCACTTGGTCAACCTGTTTCATTCCACTGACCTGGTCAACTGGAGCTACGACGGGGATGCCTTCGCCGCGTTGCCCTCCTGGGCCAATGTGAAGAGCTCGTCGTATTGGGCGCCTGCCGTTAGATTTCTCAACGGCAAGTATTACCTCTACTTCGCAGTGCCGGCGACAGGTCTTTCCGGCGGAGGTTCTGCCATCGGTGTGGGCACGAGTTCGAACCCTGCGGGTCCGTTTGTGGATGCCGGCGCGCCGGTGGTTGAGCCGGAACCGGCGACGAACTGCTGTGGCGGCGTCTACAGGACGACCATCGATCCCGACGTAATAGAGGATGCTGCCGGCCAGAAGTACATCCTGTTTGGCGGTTTCATGGGTGGCCTGTATGTTCGCAAGCTGTCCGCAGATGGGCTCACTTCAGATAAGGCGAGTGAAGTGGAGGTCGCGGTGGACAACCGCTATGAGGGCGGTAACTGGGTTCTGCACGACGGCTACTACTACTTATTCGCTTCATCGACAAACTGTTGCAACGGTCCGCTCACTGGCTACGGCGTCTTCGTCGGAAGATCGAAGAGTCCCATGGGACCTTATGTAGACGCGCAGGGTATTGCAATGAGCGCAGTGAACCCCGGTGGCACACCCGTCCTGACCATGAACGGCAACACAGTGGTGGGGCCAGGCGGCAACGTGATTTTTTCTGACGAAACCGGACAGGACTACATCCTTTATCACGGAATCCTTTCGGCCAGTCCCTACTACGCAGGCTCGGTCAGCTACAACGCGCGCCCGGCCTTCCTCGAAGCAATTGATTGGATCAACGGCTGGCCGGTGGCGCGAGGGGGCTTCGGGCCGTCCGATGATGCTGCGCCGCAGCCCATGCCCGCTGCACAGCCTGGACAAACGAACGCCTACGCGAGCTCTCCGGCGAAGCAGGACCTTCCTCGTGCACAGTTAACAGCCGCATCGGATGACTTCAGCGTTTCCACTCTGAGTGCGCAATGGTCGTTTGTGCACGGCACGCCCAATTACGCAATAAGCGCCAATGGCTACCAGGTCAGCTCCGTAGCAGCGGACCCAGTAGCCAATATGCCTGGCGTCCCAATGGCGTGCGAAGCCGCCCCAACGGGCGACTACATGACCGAAACGAAGCTCGACTTCGACCTGCCGGCCGCCGGCAAGGGTCCCGATTTCGCGCAGGCGGGGCTCCTGATCTATGGAGACGACGCGAACTTTCTGCGCGCCGATATCTACAACAACAACGACACCCGCCAGGTGGAGTTCATCAACGCCGAGACTGCCGAGCATCCGGGCTATCCCACGTGGGGTGGGTCGAACCTGGGCTCGGTGGCGATCGGCGCACAGGTCACCGCGTGGCTGCGCATCGTCAAACGCAACGTAAATGGCGAGTCCCACTACACCGGGTACAGCAGTGCCGATGGTGCCACGTGGATCCAGGGCGCCACCTGGGTGCATTCGCTGGGAGCCGCGGAAAAGCTCTGCATGTACGCCGGTAACCAGACCGGACACACGGGAACATTTCACTACGTGCACGTCTCGACGGTCGAATAGTGTCGAGCAGATTCACGGGAGAACGAGGCAAGGTGAGGAAAGCGATTCAATTAGGTCTCGGGCTGGCATGCGCGATTGCGGCGCAGGCGCAGGTGACGGTGGATAAGCCAATTCCGCAGGTGGTGCAGGTCGAGGTAAACGCGGCGCAAAAAGTCGGCCAGCCGATTCCGCGCACTATCTTTGGCTCGTTTCTCGAACCGATCGGAAACTCCACCTACAACGGATTGTGGGCCGAGCTTCTGCAGAATCCCAGCTTCGAAGCCGGCCTCTGGACTCCGGCGAAGATCGAAGAGATGCTGCGCGAGCGCCCGGAACTGCGTCGTGCCGGCGATCTCGCCATCCCGTTGCCGTGGGAGCCGCTGAATGCGGGACAGGGGAACCGCTATGAAATTCGCGCCGGAGATGCCGCAAACTCCTGGCAATCACTGATGGTCATAGGGGTGCCCGGCGAGCCCACCGGCATCAAGCAGATGGTTTACCTGCCCGTTCATCGCACGCGCGACTTTCAAGGCAGTTTCTATGCACGGCATCTGGGCGGGGCTTCCAGAATTACCGTGTCACTTCGGCTGCATGATCAAAATGAGATCCTCGCTTCGCAGGACCTGGATGTAAGCAACACAGGCGATTGGAAGAAGTACACCTTCGCGCTGCAGATCCCCGAGGACAAGCTCCACCGCCTCGATCCCGCTGATTTCGTGGTGCAACTCGATGACGACGAACGCGTGGAACTGGACCAGTTCTCGCTTATGCCCGCGGATGCCCTGGATGGCCTCGATCCCGACGAAGTCGCGATGGCGAAAGCCCTGCACTCGCCCCTGGTGCGCTTTGGCGGTAACTTTACATCGTCTTACCACTGGACCGACGGTATTGGCCCGCGCGACAAGCGGCGAAACATGCTCAACAACTCGTGGGGGATTCCCGAGTACAACACTTTCGGCACCGATGAGTTCCTCGCGTTCTGCCGCGCCATCGGCGCGCAGCCGCAGATTGCGCTGAACCTCGGTAGCGGCACGCCGGAAGAAGCGGCGTCATGGGTGCGCTATGTTGATGAGCACTGGACCACGCACTCGGGCCTTTTGTGGGAGCTGGGCAACGAACTGTGGGGCAATTGGAATCTGGGCTGGCCCACCAAAGGGCAGCTGGCGCAGAGAACCCTGGACTTCTCAAAAGCCATTCGCGGAGTCGATCCAACGGCGCGCCTCATTGCCACTGGAGGCGATCCCGAGGTTTTCCACGATTGGAACGCGATCCAACTCACGATTCCGCCGGGCACATTCGACTATTTGTCTACTCACTTCGTTGTGGGCACCAGCAACGTGAAGCTGAAGAACGCCTCGCCTGACTTCGTGCAGCAAGCTGCGCTCGCCATGCCCATCGAACTTGAGCGTAAGCTGCAGGAAGATCAGCAGCAGATTGACTCAACTCCCGGTTACGCAGGCAAAGTGCATATCGCGTTCACCGAGTGGTTGTTCATCGGCGATCGCCGCAGCGCGCCCAACTTCACTAACACGAGCGGGGCGCTCATCACAGGCGGCTTCCTCAATATGCTTATGCGGAACTCAGGCACGGTTCCTATCTCCGACATGACAGGCATCATGGAATTTGCCGGTATCTGGAAAAAGCGCAGCCAGGTCTTTGGCACGCCGGCTTACTACGTACTGAAGATGTACGCGAACGCTGATGCCGCGCAACCGGTCACTGTCAAGGCCGACTCCGGTGCTTATTCCGTGAAGCAGGGCGTGGATCGCCTGCCGGAGATCGCGGCTGTGCCGTACCTCGACGTCGTAGCGCTTCTCAGCGAGGACGGCCGCAAGCTCACGCTTTTTTGCGTGAACCGCAGCCTGCAAACAGACATTACTGCCAAGCTGCATCTGGATGGCTTTGCCGCTGCCCGAAAGGCCAACGTGCAGGTTCTAAGTTCGGACCTGCTGACGGATGCGAACGACGAAATCGACCCTGACAAGGTGACTCCAATCGACAGTATGGAAACGATACCGGCGGGTGAATGGAGCCGTGTCTTTCCGCACGCCAGCGTAACGGTCATCGGGATCGAGCGCAAATAAGGAGGGCTGAGTCGGGATGGTAAAGAAGGAAAGGACGGCCCCGGTGAAACATCGTTTAATCATGAGCTGCTTGTGGCTTTTAGGCTGCGTTGCCCTGCTCTCCATCTGCTGCAGCTTCCTCGTTTCTGCGTCCACGCAGGAGACCCGTTGGACCGCGGAGCGCGCCAATCAGTGGTATGCGCAACAGCCTTGGCTGGTGGGATCAAACTTCCTTCCGTCGAATGCGGTCAATGAACTGGAGATGTGGCAGGCCGATACATTCGACCCGGCGGAGATCGATCGCGAACTCGGCTGGGCTGAACAGCTCGGCATGAACACCATGCGCGTCTTCCTGCACAACCTTCCATGGGAACAGGATGCGAAGGGGTTCCAGAAGCGTATCGACCAGTTTCTCGCAATCTCTGCGAAACACCACATCCGCCCTGTCTTCGTGCTGTTCGACTCGTGCTGGGATCCGAATCCGAAGCTTGGACCGCAGAGACCTCCGATTCCCGGCGTGCACAATTCGGGGTGGGTGCAGGCTCCGGGCAAAGCTGGGCTGATGGATGCCGCGCAGTATCCAAAGCTGCAGGCTTATGTGCAGGGAGTTGTCGGCGCATTCGCGCACGATGATCGCATCCTTGCGTGGGATGTGTGGAACGAGCCAGATAACAACAACGACTCGTCTTATGGAAAGCTCGAGCCGGCCAACAAGCGCGATCTCGTATTGGCGCTGTTGCCGCAGGTGTTCGCCTGGGCGCGCGCCGCGCAACCAATACAGCCTCTCACCAGCGGAGTATGGACCGGCGACTGGTCATCGATCGACAAGATGTCGCCGATGGCGCGGGTCCAGATTCAGGAGTCGGATGTGATTACGTTCCACAACTATGGCTGGCCGGAGGAATTCGCCGCGCGCGTGGAACAATTGCAGCAGTTTCATCGGCCAATCATCTGCACGGAGTACATGGCGCGCGGCGCAGGCAGCACGTTTGACACAATCCTGCCGCTGGCGAAAAAAGAAAATGTTGGCGCTATCAACTGGGGCCTCGTAAAGGGACGCAGCCAGACGTATCTCCCTTGGGATTCGTGGCAGCATCCCTATATCAACGAGACCCCGCCGGTCTGGTTCCACGACGTGTTCTACGAGGATGGAACACCGTATCGCGCGCGCGAGGCGCAGATCATACGCGAGGCCACTGGCAAGCAGCAGCCGAGCACAGGTCAGGAATAGGCGCGTGCAATGCTGCCTTTGTTAGGCTGGTAGCGAACGATTTGTAGATCGGAATATCCATTCGCCGACGGCACGATTGCGGCGGTCGGGAACCTCTATCGATGCAAACAATGCGACAGAAACACGCGGTCGGCGCATGGATTGTGCTTCTCTGCGCCGTCGCATTTGCGGCTTTCAACACAGCCTCGGCACAGGCACCCGCAACTGAGGGTCAGCGGCCGGGGCGCTTCATTGATGCAACGGAGAAATCCGGGATCAAGTTTCAGCACCAGGCGCCGCACACTTCGCGTAAGTACCTCATCGAGACGATGGGCTCCGGTGTGGCGCTTTTTGACTGTGATAACGATGGCCGCCTCGACATTTTCTTTCCCAATGGCGCGCCTTACACCGATCCCACGCCCAAGGGCTTCATCCCGCAAAAGGCTGGACCGCAAGACTGGAACCGGATGTTCCGCCAAAAAACCGACGGCACGTTTGAAGACATCACGGAAAAGGCCGGCCTGAAGGGTGTGGGCTATAGCATGGGCGTGGCCGTTGCCGATTACGACAACGATGGCAACGAAGACCTGTTTATCACGGGTTATGGCGGCAATCGCCTGTATCACAATAGCGGGAACTGCACGTTCACTGATGTCACGGAACAGACCGGCGTGGGCGGCAGCGGATGGTCGAGCTCCGCTACCTGGGCCGACCTGGACAACGATGGCCTGCTAGACCTCGTGGTAGCGCGCTACGTCGAGTGGGATTGGAACGACCTCTGGTGCGGCGAGCATCGCGAAGGATATCGCGGCTATTGCCACCCCGACGTCTTCCAGCCCATCAGCATGCTGGTCTATCACAACGAAGGCCACGGCCGTTTCACGGAGGTCGCGCACAAACTCGGTCTCGATGTTCCCGCCAAGGCGCTGGGCGTCGCCATTGCCGACTACGACCAGGATGGCCGCATCGATCTCTTCGTCGCCAACGACTCCATGCCGGAGTTCCTTTTCCATCAGAAGAAAGACGGAACGTTCGAGGAAGTTGGTCTCGAGAGCGAAGTAGCGGTTAACTCCGAGGGCAAAACGTACGCCGGAATGGGCGTTGACTTTGCCGACTATAACAACGATGGCTGGCCAGACCTGGTCATCACCGACCTCGCCAACCAGCGATATGCGCTCTATCGCAACCTGGGCGACAGCACATTCGACTACGCCAGCTTCACTTCCGGCCTGGGCGGCATGACCATGCTCCACTCGGGCTGGAGCCTGCGCTTCCTGGACTACGACAACGATGGCTGGAAGGACCTGCTCATCGCACAGGGGCACGACCTCGACACGATCGAGAAGAGCTTTCCGCAGCTGCACTATCGCGAACCGATGATGCTAGCGCGCAACACCGGCAAGAGGTTTGTTGACGTTTCGGGAGTCTCCTCGGAGATCTTCCACGATGCATGGGTGGGCCGGGGCATGGCCATTGGCGACATCAACAATGACGGCCGCATCGATGCCGTTGTGTCGACGAACGGCGGCGCCCCGCACCTCCTGCTGAACATGACCGAGACATCGAATCACTGGATCACGCTGAAGCTCGTCGGCCACAAGAGCAATCGCGACGCCATCGGCGCACAAGTGAAGTTGACTACGAAGCTCGGAAGCCAGTGGGCCACGGTGACTACGTCGAGCGGCTACATGTCCGCCAGCGACCCGCGTCTGCATTTTGGTCTGGGCACCGCGGCTGCCATCGACCGCATCGAGATCCGCTGGCCCAGCGGCATTCAGCAGGTGCTTACGGACCAGGTAGCTGATCGGCAGATCACTATTGAGGAATCCGCGCAATCGAACAGCACTACCCCGGCCGCGGCCGCAGACAGGCCCGCACCGTAGCCGCTACTCATGGCTGTGCGACGCATATAGCTTCTGGCTCAGCGCGAACTCCTGCTGCGCGCGCTCCGTTTGTCCTGCCTGGCGCAGCGCGCGGCCGAGTTCATAGTGCGTTTTCGGATCCGACGGCCCCAGTCGTGCGGCGATTTCCAGCTCGGCGATTCCGTCTTTGAGTTCGTGGCTTCCAATCAGCGCGCGACCCAGTTTCTGGTGGCACGCTGCGCAGTTTGGCTGAATATGCGCCGCGGTGCGAAGAGGTTCGACTGACTCCTGCGCGCGCCCGTGATCCAGCAGAAATCCGCCGTAATCCAGGAACGGCCATTCATCCGTGCCATCCTTATCGGCCCATGAAGCCGCTATGCGAAGTGCTTCTTCGGCCCGGTCGGGCTGGTTCGTCGCGTCGAAGACGAGACCGAGATTCTCCTGGGCTTTCAGATTTTTCGGCTCAAGGGCAAGAACGTGCGCAAACATGCGCTCCGCATCGAGATAGCGATCCCGGCTAAAATAGCAGCGGCCGAGTGAATAAAGAACACGGACGTTGGCAGGATCCATGCGCACGGCGCGCTCGAGCCAGCGAATGGCATCGTCGTAGTCATTGAGCAGCACATAGTCAAGAGCGACGGAACGGATCTCCTCGGCGACAGGTGTGCGAAGCTGTGCGGCGTGCGTGTACGCGTCAAGCGATTCATGCGCCTTTCCCTCCTGGAGCAACAGGAGGGCGAGAGAGTACACCGGATTTGCATCGTTGGGCCGTTGCGTGATCTGTGCGCGTAGTTCAGCTTCCTTCCGTGCAAAGGCCGGTGCGACAGTTCGGCCTTCCTCGGCGGAGTAGGGGGCGGTGACGGCCCGAGGTTCTTTCGATGGGCCATCGACCTGCGAGAAGGCAGGTGTATGAAACAGAGAGAGAGCAATCACTACGGCGATGGAAGCTACCGTCGCGCCTAGTGATCGCATGAGAAGAGATTTCATGATGCCCTGAGTTTTTCTCTACTCGATCATACGCCGCATTGCTGCAGTTTTGCCTTCATCATAGCCGGGCTTGGCTCACCATGATGGGATTAGAGAAGGCCGCCTAAGAGCGGCCTTTTCTATTTCTGATGACCAGGCTACTTCACCTGCAGTGTGACTGGCGTCGTGCGTATTGTTGATCCCGAGGTTCCGCTGATCGTGATGGTATAGGTCCCCTTGGGTGTACCGAACAGGCCGAACAGGCCGGCTGAGGTGCTGATACTAAGCGTGGTACTTGCTGATCCGGTGCCGGGCGTCAACGACGTGCTTGTGAACGTGCACGAAGACGCAGACGGCAAGTTCGAGCACGCGAGCTTGACAGCCGAGTTGAAACTCCCTCCCAGCGCGCTCACAGTGATCGTGTAAGTTGCTTTGCCGCCGGCCGTGACAGTCGCACTCGAAGGCGAAGCTGAAAGCGCAAAATCGACGCCCGTGCCCGTCAGCGATGTAGACTGCGAACTCCCGCCAGTCGAATCATCGCTCACGGTCAGCGTGCCGGTTCGAGTTCCAGCCGCTGTTGGCTTGAACGTGACACTCACAGTGCAACTGCTGTTGGCCGCCAAGGTCGAAGAGCAGGTGGTTGTTTTGGCGAAATCGCCGGTCACGGCGATGCTGGTGATATGCAGGGTTGCGTTCCCCGTATTGCTGAGAGTGACACTCTGTGAACTGCTGGTCGAACCAATCGCGAGAGCAGCGAAGGTGAGAGAAGCAGGTGAGAGCGAAGCAACCGGTCCGGTTCCCGTGCCTGAGAGCGAAACGGACGGCGGTGTTCCGGGTGCGTTGCTGTTCACCGTCACCGTGCCTGCCCGGGTGCCGCGCGCGGTTGGCGTGAAGGTGACGCTGATCGTGCAGGTGGAATTGATCGCCAGAGTATTGGTTCCAGTTGGACAGTTGCTGGTTTGCGCGAAGTCTCCGGCGTTCGTCCCGCCAATCACGATGCCGCTGATCTTCAGGGGCGCCGTTCCGATGCTCTTCACGGTGATCGTCTGCGCTGTACTCTTTATCCCAACAACCTGGTTGCTATAAGTCAGGCTGGATGGGGTCAGCGTGAGGTTGGCGGCAGTCGCGGATCCGCTCAGGGACACGTTTTGCGCGTGCGTCGGAGCATTATCAGAAATCGCGATGATAGCGCTGCGGGTGCCGCTCGCGGCTGGAGAGAAGGTGACGTTGATTGTGCAGGTAGCGTTGATCGCCAGCGTATTCGATCCGGTTGGGCAGTTGTTGGTTTGAGCGAAATCACCCGGGTTCGTCCCGCTCAGCGTAATGCTGCTGATACTCAAGGGGGCGGTTCCGGTGCTCTTCACCGTGATGGTCTGCGCGGTGCTGCTGGTGCCCACAACCTGGCTGCTGTAGGTCAGGCTGGTTGGCGTGACCGTAACGCCGGCCGCAGCGCCTGATCCACTCAGGGGAACGGTCTGCGTGCCGGTCGTGTCATTATCGGTGATCACCAGCGCGGCGCTTCGGGCACCCGTCGCGCCAGGAGTGAATGTGATGTTGATTGTGCAGGAGGTATTGACGCCCAGCGTGTTCGATCCGGTCGGGCAATTGCCGGTCTGGGCAAAATCCCCGCTGTTCGTCCCGCTCACGGCGATGCTGCTGATGGTCAGAGGAGCCGCTCCCTGATTACTCAGCGTGACGGTCTGGGCGGCGCTGGTTGTACCCACACCCTGGTTGCCAAACACCAGGCTAGTCGGATTCAAAATTG from the Occallatibacter riparius genome contains:
- a CDS encoding TonB-dependent receptor, which translates into the protein MNPRLRIWHCCAVFLLALLLGTGLQAQTVHGALAGVVTDSTGAVIPGASVQIKNNDTGTSYSATTTSAGVFRIEDVALGHYAVSVSATGFKTSITKDVLVQIGSVSAVDVSLQPGEVAEQVTVTSQGPTLETESSDIGGIVTEKQILDLPLALGGVGAFRANEAFVFLQPATTGPGVADNNGVFLGKVAGGQTFGNEVLIDGISQERAENGSSYDEEAPSVEALQEFKVTTSLPEAEFGRTTGGVESFVTKSGTNAYHGTVYDIYRDQALNANSWFNNGWRAYHCQGADDTPACRAAWDKGTDHKNDYGVNLGGPIRIPHVYNGRDKSFFFFNWEQLKYTTSSPVTSTVPTAAERTGDFSDRLTTTAVGSNPCDGTQIYVGEIFDPTTTKTVNGTRCRTAFAGNKIPSGMISSVAKNLLAYYPAPTNSAIFSNYTQVSSIPITNTAYEIRIDQNITDKLKVWGSYSPRENTRWSGNPANLPSPVSTQGWWQGFTTHFFRTGIDYNITPNVLNYLVFGTNRSNSKNYSQAANIGSDWSKLVGLGNAGGNNFPGINTGDAQVGLGNIGNDDDEVDNGFYLDDAVVWSHGHHNFKFGGEAHYQQFNHIVGQTQFLNFSGNETAGAQGVGGGLGFASLMLGLADNGGANNVSVKAPKWVSNYYAFFAQDDFKVTPNLTLNLGMRWDVEVPRKEAYSHTSNFSPTAIDPEYNIPGALVFADKCHSCNPRWADTWYKDFGPRVGFAWTPAFLNQKIVVRGGSGILYGPLVYNDFGGGMTTGYTVNPAFPSHNGFDPSFQIDAGIPAYAPPPNEDPGIYNGSYLPGSYITKNAGRPATVYNWNLQVQQQLAQDLIATLGYIGNRATNLASNLLNPNNMPQKYFSMGDALYQPFVGNSQGVQAPFPEFVQNWGGNPQLQAALRPFPQYDFIDQGCCLENVGQSSFNAMIATVQRHFHQGLNMQVSYTWGKTFSNSDGAVPGVHIGNNWVQDMNTDNLKQEKAVSVFDLRHQLVLSGLYELPFGKGKMWMNHGIAATLLGGWEVGTVQRIQSGQPISFGCAWGIPGFQNCIRFSRVANAPLKSPAYAKGAKHLQPIWLPLTPSDHADPNAQSMFNAEFSNVKQNGSDIAGSTIAFYDLNNNYNRDCQGSDPKADKYISYCNGGLDQPYQLPTTMPRVTDEIRDPPYFNNDLSVLKKFAFYENYTLSIKAEFLNTFNQHTFGTPDLQPYDLGFGVPTYTINGPRNMQLTARFVF
- a CDS encoding tetratricopeptide repeat protein, whose protein sequence is MRIGNVCLLSAFLLACGAACAQSTPRTSTDDALQRGTESLHAGRFADAEQWLQQAVASTPGNPVAQVELGAAELRLGKANEAVEHLRKAIAIEPNITGANLFLGIAHAQMHQVDEAVAALRRETELSPKDPQPWMWQGIVELQDGHPEKATEPLDRAAELAPNDLDILEYRGKAHTEVAFASYARMAVIDPSSWHVHRVQGQMYSQQSQHKEAIAEFVEAIKLMPNNSDLYEELGAEYRKSSQLELAQQAYAKELELSPNNPIAMYNMAKIDIETNRTAEGLELLHKVVANYSNVPATFFYLGLGEFDAGHTQEALAALEKAKAMNPEPELRPRVEYELSRVYRKLGRIEDSNKAVHEYTRLKAQNAKLNPQVLSAISSGFGSADVPASAPEKKD